Within Cucumis melo cultivar AY chromosome 4, USDA_Cmelo_AY_1.0, whole genome shotgun sequence, the genomic segment TTAATCGAATAGCTAAAATATATTGAAGATAACATATAGAGGAAATTCGTGATATTTAGACCTTCTCACTTTAACCCACTAAACAATTGCCTACCTTCTACTCCTCTCGCTCATTCTATTTAGTCAACTCCGGCTAACGAATTCCTTGGCTAAGTATTAATGTCTTTAATTCCCTAATAATATTTCTAGCCTCCCAAATATCATTCCTTTCAGATACTAGGACTTCTCTTGGCACTTTATCTGTTGGGAGATTCCATTTGAAGTTGGTATAAATATGTCAGACGAGAGAAAATTAATTGTTAAATAGTCTTTCTGTTTCCCTAAGAATCGTAGGTGGCATCTTTTTGCCTACCTACTTATACTGATAAACCCTTGACCTTTTGATTTTAATTCACCTGCAAACTTTGGGTGTCATCATTGGTTCACATTGAGCACAacagagctcttaattggagaTTTGCATGGGTGTCATCATTGCTTTTGTCCCAGACCATGAACTACTTTATATATGATCTGATGGCATGTTCTTTTTCACAATTTATTTCGATTctgactttcttctttttctgctTGAAACAGTATGGGCTGGATACTTCGGAGTTCACGTACAACCCATCCGAGTCTCACAGGTTTCAGCAAGTTGCTCCTCAGGCAGCCGAAGAAAAGAGCCGCTGCACCATCATGTGATAGAAGTATGCTTTGTACTATTTGTTTCTCACTCCACTGTGGTGTTTTAGCGGGTCCAAATGCTTGTGTCCGCTTGTGTTCACTTGTGTATAACCAAGAGGTTTTTCCCAGAGGCTTTACTTGTGTAACCTGAacttttcagaaaaaaaaaaaaaaaagtcgtgACTATTTGTTGTGTGAAACCATTCTTCTACATTTGGATTTGTCCTTATGTTCAAGATGGAATGGGTCAACATAGGACCAAGGAAAATGATTGTAAGCTCCATCTCAATTGTGGAAAAACTGCTTGCTGGAAGTTACTTTTAATTGTGAGTTCAATCCAAAGTAAATATGCAATGTTATTATGTGTCATGCTAGGCCTCTGCTCTCCTTGAGTCCTCTCGACTTCACAAGAAGACCGAATATTTATTCCATAACTGCTcgtgtttttatttttctgttGGGCCTATTTTTGTTGCTTTGTTTGTGCTTTGTTCTGTGTACAAAGAATGAGGAGTTGAACCACCATTTTTTGCTTTAGCTATTTACAAGAGTTTGAGTCAGCCTTAAGAGTTTGGATGTTGATATTAGGAACTCGGTTCTCTCAAACTAGTGGTTTTGACTTTTGAACTTGTgtttgttttgatataaatgtaactaaaccATTGCCTTTGACTATCTAATTTGTAGATAAAAAATCAGCATTAATCAATTAATGCTTTACTTGAaagcaatttttcttttcttttcttgtttacaaatttaattaatagcTTGATCAAGACTAGCTTACATTCTTGTGCTTGAAAAGAAGGCTGTATAAAAGGGTGTAGAATAGGTGAGGTTGGGTAGAGTTTGTTGTATCAACTTTGATCAAAATCTTCAAATGGGGAAttttttagggaaaaaaatGGTACAATTTCTTACTATAAAGAAAACTACTATGGAGCTTTCCTTTGTCTTCCATCTTCAAAACTTCACTATCAAAACATTTAATGGGGATTTTGAAGATATTGGTGGTGGTAATATTTGGTGGTGTTTTGCATGGAATTGAAAGTTTAGGGGAAGGACTTTTGGTTTTTGACTACTACAAAGAAACATGCCCTTTTGTCGAAGATATTGTTCGACGACAAGTTGAGATTGCTGTGCACAAAGATCCTCGAATGGCTGCTTCTCTCCTTCGATTGCATTTTCATGATTGTTTTGTTATGGTATTATCTATCTCgtttttataaatattctcTTTTTGTTGTAAATTTCATTATAAGAGTATGGTCTAAAATCTTCATTGATAAAATAGGGATGTGATGCATCAGTTCTTCTAGATAGCATTGACGAGATGGTGAGCGAAAAGCAAGCGGCTCCAAATTTAAACTCTCTTCGTGGTTTCAGTATCATCGATGAGATAAAATACATATTGGAAGAAGCTTGTCCTTACACTGTATCTTGTTCTGATATTTTGACCATTGCTGCTCGGGATGCTGTTGTACTCGTACTAATCTTTCTTCATCTATTTCTTTTTacatttaatttcatttaagaacacatcattattttttttctccctaGAGTTAAAGTCATATTCAAAATCTTACATTAATATATACGCATAGATTAAATTATCTTTGTACCATATTCATGAGCATCCTTTCAAGTATGACTTAAAATTAGCTTAGCACATTGTTAATGCAAATGTAGTATGTGATACTAATTACTAagttgattttttatttttattttgtggaAAGAGAGGAGGACCTGAATGGGCAGTGTTATTGGGAAGGAAAGACTCCTTGAAAGCAAGCTTTGATGGTGCCAACAAATACATTCCTTCTCCCAATTCTTCCCTTGAGACCTTAATTGCCAACTTTCAACAACAAGGCCTTAATGTTCAAGACTTGATTGCTCTGTCAGGTAAGTCCTAAGTTAAGACATCTTTTcgtttaactttttcaggtgTTTAATTCTGAAAATAAGTCATTATGAAAAAACTTACTATAATTATTTTGTGATTGTCGTTGTTGCTCGttctaatttaaaatagaaCTACTTTAACTTCCATTATACTTTTCAACCAAAATTTTGCTTCAATACACCCGTGAGATAAATGCCCTAAATTCATCTTTTGTTTAAAAAGTATTCATATTTAAGTTGTAATATTATCTttactttataaatattttaaaaccaCCTTGAATAGGGGTTTCTTAGAATGTTGTATCAAAGTTTTGCATTTGTTTCAATCTCAATTTCCATACATCACCTCATTGTTCTATCAACCAATTTCTACTCCACTATTAGTTTTGATCATTTGAGTTTTGAAAAATTACATGTATTTTGTCAAAGTGTTTTTTAACCTAAAGAATAGATAAACCAATTGTGTTGTTTCATTCACTAACATCTACAAGTGTTCTATTGTGAAAAGGAAGCCACACCATAGGGAAAGCAAGATGCTTGAGTTTTAGACAAAGAGTATATGAAATGAatgaaggagaagaaggaggaggagaagaaggagaTAGATACAAGAGATACAATACATATAAAAGAATTTTAAGGTCAATTTGCCCTAAAACAGGCCAAGATCAAAGGGTAGCACCCTTGGATTTTAGGACACCAGCAAGATTTGACAACCATTATTTCCTCAACATTCTTGAAGGCAAAGGGCTTTTAGGGTCTGATGATGTGCTCATAACCCAAGATTATGAAGGTGAAATTAGAAGACAAGTTTGGAGCTATGCTTCTGATCAAACCCTCTTCTTTGATTCATTTGTTAAGTCCATTGTCAAGATGGGGAATATCAATGTCCTCACTTCTCATGAAGGTGAAGTAAGAAGAAATTGTAGGTTTATCAATCACTAATTTCTCGTCGGTTTACGTACCACGAGAGTGATTATGCAAGGGTTTGAAATcacttttgttatttttaatcaaaattcaGTTTTGACGTTAAGAAACTTACATTTATAAGTGTAAAaagtaaatattaaattaattctGAGTAATTAACGACATGTTTCAAAGTGATTTTAgacataataaaaataatcaTAACAATTGTTAATAGAACCATAAACATCTTATATTCAAACTTCAATTTAGggtttttaatatataatttcaaattaaaccaaTGTTATTTGTATATTTTGTATACTATATATTGTGTTTctgaattatttaaaaatcaCATGTTTTTATAATTACTTCAACCTAAGTTCAAACTATTGAAATGATTGATTGTAGTATTATCAAAATGAGCTTAATTGAACAATAATTGACACGACCTTACATCTTAAAAATTGAATGCTCGATTTTCTAATTATGTAATTATCGTACTGAAAAagttataaaaattataaatctaAAAATGAATTGAGTTAAGAGACCATcgaaattaaaaactaaaaaccaagATAGAAATCTTTTAGTATAATTATTGACATGGAAAGTATAAGAACTTCAAGTATTatttacataaaataaaaacaaaagaaaatagaccttttacaaaatattatatttataaaatatatcaaaatagtCGAAGAGATTGGgctcaaaattttgttataggCCCAAGCCATGGTCCTTTTCATGGGCCGAGCAATCCAAGAAATGGCAAATCTGCTTTCCGACGGAAGAAGCTTCAGGCGACGCCAACAATGGCGACAGCTTCCCCATCAGGTCGAAGCAACAGAGATGGAACAGCCAAAGCCATGGTTGCCGACCACATTTCTCAGTCTGTGCGATCCACGTCAAATCTCCTTCATCTAATGCAGCAATCTTCTTCAGCTCAGGcatcctctctctctctcgtttGTGTTTTCTGCAGCTTCACGAGTTCATTCGAACGGATGATGATCTTGATCATATGAATAGATGATTGAATTTCCTAATCTTAATTGTTCGTTTTGTATCTTTTCCATTTTCTAGCTCAGTTAATTGAGAAATTACGTTTTGTTTCAGGAAATTGTGTAATATTGTACGAAATTTGACTGTGTATGTGTTGTTTGCATCGAAGTCATAATTTCAAGTTTTCACTACCTTGGACAATTGAAATGAAAGTTATCTCTGATTTTTAGATGGATTCAACTCTTGGAAGTTTTAGTCATATTGCTGAAATGCTATTTTGTTTGAGATTTTTTGTTATTGCATTGCTTTCAGATTTTCAGTTTTGTCTTCTCTGCAGGCTCAGTTAAGAAAGTTGCCAAAGAATCTTTTGGCGAAAGCATCTACCATGAGAAATACTGGGAAAGTATGTAGCATAAGTTAATAACTTCAGCATGTTCTTATTtcgtttatttatttctttacaaTAAGCCTTCTGATAGTACTTTCACTTCTCTTCTTCTGATGCAGATCTTAGAGCAGATGCCGCAGGTGGTTTCATCATTAGATGCATATGTTGAGAAGGGACTAGAAAGGTTCTTTTTTTACCTTGAACATGCATTGGTGGAATTAATTCTATTTCTATGTTCAAATTTATAAGCTCATGCGTTATTTCTTTGGTGAAGAAACCAATGGTTTCCGACAAATTTGATTATAGTTATTGAAGTGCATTAGTAAATGCTTTGTTTTCCAGtgatatatttaaattaaaagaaattcaTGTTGAAATTGATACGCCTGAGACGGTGGGGAGGCTTGATGATTCTTGAAAGAGTAAAGAGAGACTTTGATGGTGGAATTTGTTGACCTAATCAGGAAAGAGACCAGCAGCTGGAGGCAAAATGCTAAGAAGGCCATTTTGGCTGAAGGAGGGGATTGGAACTCGGTCTTTCTTTCTTGGGATGGTTAGTGGTAGGAAAAGTAAGACCGCCGTTTGTTCATGGTATTGATTGGTGTTATATTTCTGAAAGGGAAGGGGTTAGGTTGCTTGCTCCCTTTTCCCTCGAGTAGATTAGTAGAACAGTGTTTGAGTAATGGGAATCTATCCCCAAGTTCAGATGGTTTCTCCCCACGGTGTTCTATCACGATAACTAGGATTTTGTAAAGAGAGATTTAGAAGGAAGTTTTAAGGAATTGATGTAGAAAGAATGGGTTAATTGGTTAATATTCTAGGTTAATTTCATTTTTACGCCCAGTTGTAATAAAGTCTATAAATAGGAGTCTTTTCCTCTTGCGTGAAACACATTATCATTCTAACAAAAGATTCACAATCTTTATTCTTAGACAATTACTCCTTGAGAATACCTAGGGTACGTCAAGAATTCTCTAAAAAGGGCATCTGGAACAATTCTATCTCTGAAACCTTTGTGTCCCTTATCCTTAAGAAGATAAAGCCAGCAAGATTAAGGACTTTCACCCTAAGATGCCTTGAGAATGCTTTCAATGATTTCAATGATTCAAAATCAGGTTTTTGGTTGCATAGAAATCACTTTTGAAATGTAAAATCaaacattaaattaattttctataGATAAGAGCATGATTTGAAGTGACTTTTGAACTTGACAAAAGTAATTTTAACCCTTCTAAACGCACTTCCTAAGATGCCTTCAGAGTGCTAGGATTCTGCTATTGCTAATAAAACAACTTTCAAGGAAAAAAATTTCCTAGATATTTCCTCTTCAAACAATATTTTCTTAATACTTTAGTTACTATTGGCATAATTTTTGTTGGCCCCAAAGGAACTGATATCAATGGATTACGCCTGATGACATTCTAGATAATCCATTGGACAGATATTTCACTATATTGTCTGAACTCTGAATTATTACTCTGTTCTTGCCCTCtggtatatctagtaaaaattGCTTCTACTTTTACTCTATCCTCCACAAGAACAAGTGTCCTATGTTGCATTTTAAGACAGTTCTGTTCTGTCTACTGATCAATTTGGTTCCTGTCTTGATTTACTTCCTTCCCAATGTTTGCAGCATTCCTCGTTTGCAAACTGTCGTGCAATTACTTACAAACATGGAAAGCTCCCAGCTGAAATCTCTCTCTCAATTCCAACACCCTCAAGAGGTTCGACTTCTCCGACCTCCTTTTTCCCTCGGGTTGAGGGATTGCCTTGTTTTGTTCTATGGTAATTTGTTGACTTAATTTCTTATGTTCAACTGTTTCTCTCCTAGGAGAGCGAATCTCTTCATCAACCGAAAGATGTGGACTAGCAATTCTGTCCTTCCAAAACATGTAAAGATAAGGCCATAAGAGTAAATACCCTAATCTTTTTCCTTCTTGTCGTTAGCTATCGGAATGGTACTATGTATGTGTTGCCTCGATTTCATTTGTTTAATCCCATTCAATTCAAGTCGATTTCCGCTCATTAACCTAATTGTTTCCTGCATTTAGATCTTAACTGCGACGCTGACCAtgtaaaatgaaattaatgaaTTGCCACATATCCATATATCATTTTGATTGTTGGTTGAACAGAGTGATGATATATTTTAAATTCTCATTTTTATAGATCCTTGTAAGAATTTGTTTTCTCCATCTTAGATACTTGTATGAATTTGTTTTCCCATCTTACTCCTTCTGTaagaatttattttcttttgttgcaTAATCGTATATGATCAAAATTTAGGGCCATATTGCAAATTTGGAATCATTTGGTTTGATTTTCGCTGAATCTGACCTGGAACCCTAATCGATTGATTGAATTTTGtatgttttcttttgtttttaattgaTGCAGACATTCACTTACCAATTGTGAAGTGTGAACTAATGAATCCCAGTTGGATCAATCAATGAAGAAGCCAATTTTGGTTTCTGTGTTCCATGCTTTCAAGCATGGATTTAATTACCACGTCGATATCGATATATAAATTTTACCGATCTATGAGATATCGATAACGAAGATAAGTCgtgaaattaataaaatttagttAGATTAATAACTAATTTTTTTGGACTAAATAGATAACATTTCTTTTATATGTTTTATGAGCATTTATAAAGATGTTGATATTTGTGGATGTTTAATATAAATTTCGAACTCTTCGATTTCATCATTGCTTTTGTTGTAAGACTTTTTTTAGGCAATCAATAAATGTCTATTGAATGACATTAACTAAAATGTCCTTTTAAGTGTGTTTTTTTATACCAATTTTGATTGCCAAACATTTTTAATGTGCTTTTTATTGGCATTGACACGATGTAAACGCCATTGTCATCCATTAAACACTTCGAAGTCTTTTCTTTCCTCGAAGTTTGgtttttgtttaagaaaaaaacaCATTTTAAGGGTGCTGAGTTGAATAATGTATGTTTGGACTTTGGAGTCAGTGACCAAATTTATTCTTGTAGATCCTTTAACAATCTGATGAAATGTTGTTAGCAAAATGTAGTTTTCGTCACCGTCTAAAAGAACATATTGCAATGCAAAATTAGTTATTGAAATACGTTTTTAAAAAGACAATGTTTGGTCAAGTGGTTATGATGTCCTTCCTTTGTCGTAGAAAAAATGAACACATCGTTGATGAACTACGTACATGTGTGATATTTAATTGTCAACTTGTTAACATCAACTATCTAATTGGAAATAAATTTTAAGAGTTCATGGTTGATGTTTGTCGTTGACAAAAGTATCTAAATGTGAATGATTCTAAGAGTTGATTTTTGTCGTTATTTGCTAAAATTTACGTACGAATAATAAGTCATAAATTTAATGAGCAAGAGGGTGTATTGGTAAAATTGCATAAGAGAAAAACGTTgtggaagagggaaaaaaaaaactctttccAAACTATATGTAgtcttttttaaagaaatttatgttaGATGGGTCACTTCTAGCAACTGGCAATTACTCATATGGGCACATATTTAACTCCTATGGACTAAATCATTATACTGTTTATGAACATTCACAAACATCTTCCTTCCTAAAGGCTAAATAATGATCGTATTGGTAACCATTTTtcatcatcaaaacaatccacTTACGTTATAAACTTTTCATTTTAAGTCCGTAAATGTTTGGGTCGTTAGAATCCACTTGCatgttttttcctttctctttgaCAATATGCGAGCGTGGAAAATCATACTTCAAACTTTAAAATTAACAATATCAAATCGTCTCAATTGAATCATATTACTCATGTTTGCATTATCATAACATATCGATACCATTTTCCTTAAAACTAACATACTTTTGAAGTAATTATTAGTAATAAATAGAAGGAAGTATGATCTTGATGAATAATTTAGTACGTGTAAGTTGTCTCGGACACTCACGATACAAAAAGAATCAtggaaatttaaaaataaaaaagaaggatAAGAATGGTAATGTGACAAGGAAGGAAGAGATAgtgagaagagagaaagaaaagataagaatGCCAACCATTTTGAAGATGGGAAAGGGATGAGAATGATGAAGTCAAGAATTTATCAAAGTTTCatggaaataaataaaataaaataaaaatgctgACGTGgatatatttaattgaaccaaataactcaattccaaattatttatttatttatttatttatttgggtCACTTTTTAAGAATGACGTATGGAAAAATGACAATCCAATTCACTCCGTTTTTGATGGCCATAACGCAtgcttttaaataattaaatttcaaacgttttctttgactttttctacttattaaatgtatatgtaaataatgtaacgttttaaattcaacttcccaatgcttttctttttcttctcttttactctccttttctattccttttcttttttctttttatttttatactttcaaaattttcctttgggttttatatatttttacaataagaatattttggttgattattaatttatttatcttatttttaagatacattatattttaaaatacatatATGAAAACTAGTATTTGAAGAGGAATTAAAATGAACCTAAATTGAAATTACGTAGTTACTCACTTATATCGAATCTactaatttaaactttaaatttaaataaatatattgacTCGTGATTAAGTTTACAATGTTAGAAAATATTATCACGTATTACTTTATAGTATATacttatttgtcattttttaaaataaaaaataaaattgttgaaagaaattatagaatattccctataactttttattttattttagggcCGTGTTTTACGATAATTAACGTATActcaattttttattaaatatttaaatttcaaaactctTGCTTGTTGTGCCATTTTTTAgacaattttaaaatgttaaaagtTCATTGAATgttattaaaagcttgtgaATCCAATCCgcatagattttaaaatttaccCATTTTTGTAATTAGCATTTTCGATTTTGTAGTACAACGATCCTCGAAATAGAAATACAAACCTACCACCTTTAAAATGAAATATCATATCAGTTATTGTTGAACTAAACTAACTTTTGAGCGATTTTCTATTATTATAAACAAACAATTTAGCAATTTTCCTTCACCTTTGCATtactaaattaatatttaacaaacaaataaaaaacaaccgttaaaaatatcattttgatccCTATACTTTATAGTCTATTAAATTTTGATCATTctacttttaataaatcttaaatttagctTTCGAAGTTAATTTTTATagaaattgattaaataatcACTATAATTTTCTTGCAAATAAACATAATAtattgatatatttttaaattttatagtgAAAAACGCTAATGAAAAATTATACAACAAACTAACCGTATatactaaatttaagatttattaaaagttTCGAGAAATAAAATTGAACGATTTCTAAAGTACCGATatttagtaataataataataatatagtaaCAATTGTTGTTACTTACAAGTTAGAGTCATCAAACAATTGATGCCTACCATTCAAACTTATCCAttcttttagaaaagaaaaaaaaaaggctcaAACTAACTTTAGATTTAAAGGAGAGTGGATGATATAAGCTATCCTCCAAATCTTTTATATAATACTATTTTGTTTGACCATTAGTCATTAACATTAACATTAACCAATATGAATAAATCACTACACCTTTATTACTATAATACTTAATTGGAGTCTTTatcttaaaatttaataaagttATGAATCGTTTGACAATTACCCATTTACATTTATTAAGTATCTTAACAAGTTGTTTAAGAACTTACAAAATTTTCAAtccaaaaataatataatttatcaAACTTTTAACTTATTAATTTTTCATGATTGAGTATTGACTAAATTTACATGGTGTGTTAGTTATTTATCGTGTGTTTAGTGCGAACATAATATGCATTTTCTTTAGTTAGTTTAGATGTTCGATTTGAGATTTAACGCTTGTTGTTTTAAGTGGTCTTGAGACTTATCTTATAAAGACCTCAAGAATTCCTGTTCTTCGATATATTTTCCTTCATCGTGTATGATTCACTTAATTGTTTTGTTAGTTTTTGtcattgttttcatttttcttgtttttgcGTGTTTTGACCTTTGATCGTAAATCCCTTCTTATAAGCAATccaatatttttcattttaaaaatatatcgagtaacattttttttagaaaattgttTGACCAAgtaataatatatatgtttaatgcAAAGTCAATTTAATATCCTATTTTACATGTGaaatggaagaaaaataaataattttactCGATTATTTAAGATAAGACGTAGagattctttttttactttgttAAATTATACGTTTGATTTTGGAAATTTGTATATTTAGTTCCTAATTTTAGTATGAATAAGTAAATCAACTCTCCATTCTCGACAgatctttaaattttgaatagTATTTAACAGATAATaaaaaacttttaattttgtatctaatagatctataaattttcaattttaggtTTAATTTAACAAATCTTTAACTTAATTTAATGTCTTACAAAATTTCATGGATGtactcgaatcaaaattcaaaggtTATGGTTTATATGACATAATATTCGACGTCGCATCTAATAGATGAATTACTTTTAAGCATATCAACAAAATTGATCGATGTTACAAGACATATATAAGAACAGTTGTAAAAGTATGATGACCTGTTAAACTCAACATTACCCTATTGAAAATTCATATAAATTTTACGATATACTTTGGAAACTATAActaaactttatttatttatttttcttctttgttcttcTATTTTCTAAGTTTAACAATTTTACGACGAAAAATTAAAACATCGATTCTTATTATGTTAGTTGATATGTTATCCACTAAgctatattatttttttcaattcaaactAATCATTCATATGATAGATAAAATACATATCTTTATGAACGACAAATATTAATTAGAGTTGTTTTCAAATAAAgtaaaatgaatcaaaacaTCTCCAAATATAACAGTCAATTAGATTTAGATAAACTACTATTAGATGAAGATAAAAAGTAGTATATCTTAATCAATCATCGGTAATTAGTTGTGatatttttactatatttatgaatattttaaaGCCTTTCGTCatttaaaatgtttttctttctttctcttttaagATTTCATTTAAATGTTGTTTTCAAATAAAGTCATCTGAAAACCTAATTGGAATATTGGACTTCTTGGTCATCTCGTGATACATAATTTTGctcatttgttttattttattgtctTTTTCCCTTACTTATATTTGTAATGTTTAAGTCCTTTCACACATGATACCTACACACGTACACGTGATATGACTTAGTCAATTTATATGTAATTCGATTGTTCTTA encodes:
- the LOC103503510 gene encoding tobamovirus multiplication protein 2B isoform X1; protein product: MATASPSGRSNRDGTAKAMVADHISQSVRSTSNLLHLMQQSSSAQAQLRKLPKNLLAKASTMRNTGKILEQMPQVVSSLDAYVEKGLESIPRLQTVVQLLTNMESSQLKSLSQFQHPQEVRLLRPPFSLGLRDCLVLFYGNLLT
- the LOC103503510 gene encoding tobamovirus multiplication protein 2B isoform X2, yielding MATASPSGRSNRDGTAKAMVADHISQSVRSTSNLLHLMQQSSSAQAQLRKLPKNLLAKASTMRNTGKILEQMPQVVSSLDAYVEKGLESIPRLQTVVQLLTNMESSQLKSLSQFQHPQEESESLHQPKDVD
- the LOC103503509 gene encoding peroxidase 20, producing MGILKILVVVIFGGVLHGIESLGEGLLVFDYYKETCPFVEDIVRRQVEIAVHKDPRMAASLLRLHFHDCFVMGCDASVLLDSIDEMVSEKQAAPNLNSLRGFSIIDEIKYILEEACPYTVSCSDILTIAARDAVVLRGGPEWAVLLGRKDSLKASFDGANKYIPSPNSSLETLIANFQQQGLNVQDLIALSGSHTIGKARCLSFRQRVYEMNEGEEGGGEEGDRYKRYNTYKRILRSICPKTGQDQRVAPLDFRTPARFDNHYFLNILEGKGLLGSDDVLITQDYEGEIRRQVWSYASDQTLFFDSFVKSIVKMGNINVLTSHEGEVRRNCRFINH